A stretch of Fusarium poae strain DAOMC 252244 chromosome 2, whole genome shotgun sequence DNA encodes these proteins:
- a CDS encoding hypothetical protein (BUSCO:25624at5125), with translation MTSTVETGIAGVVSTLYQEICCSQYHPLKTFFALPWREVMEEVIFLTDKPTGFPERRRRLSSCTLDGDEADEVVETAEAVDYEEIIDLTADLTGLPISRQGELHLEKIQLLSATVQKGSFIRVRKSLFGKYHIKFVLVKAVIRCLSTNTIKIRGVPFIKASEGYSKPCNMMANEKLEVCFVGQGSRKRQVEEAFIRIHSSEADTQFKASDETLRKRWRGKTNKGGSWIPSNVAIGVESDTEDNQTRLDGQRYTMFDSCSGAGGVSRGALMAGFKIQYAIDKASEVWDTYETNFPDTELFRMPLDEFISEPNVGQKRVDVLHFSPPCQFFSPAHTHASIHDEDNIAALFGCNELLQKLRPRIVTVEQTFGLTHDRHGDYFNGLLHDFTQWNYSFRWKVVKLCTWGAAQDRKRLIIIASAPGERLPPLPMPTHGEEPGLLPYNTIGKALRGVRLGDDLHNPDRVQHFNPPRAPYNSERLAGTITTRGGDVYYPDGSRKLTLREFASLQGFPRWHLFLGNITSIKRQIGNAFPPVTVRVLYKHIEQWLLKEDGIMPCHDRSIIAIEEDSEDESPRSPEMMELDIEGRSNYDHCVSETMVIDLT, from the exons ATGACCTCAACAGTTGAAACAGGGATCGCTGGTGTTGTGTCCACTCT GTACCAAG AAATTTGCTGCTCTCAATATCACCCACTGAAG ACATTCTTTGCTCTACCTTGG CGAGAAGTGATGGAGGAGGTGATATTTTTGACCGACAAACCCACAGGGTTTCCAGAACGGAGGAGGCGTTTATCTTCATGCACGCTCGATGGCGATGAAGCTGACGAAGTCGTTGAGACTGCCGAAGCCGTTGATTACGAGGAGATCATTGATCTCACTGCAGATCTCACAGGCCTGCCAATTTCTCGTCAAGGCGAGCTTCATTTGGAGAAAATACAACTGCTCAGTGCTACAGTACAAAAAGGGTCATTTATCCGGGTCAGAAAATCTCTCTTTGGTAAATACCATATCAAGTTTGTTCTGGTCAAAGCAGTAATCCGATGTCTGTCCACAAACACGATCAAAATCCGCGGCGTTCCCTTCATCAAGGCCAGCGAAGGATACTCAAAACCATGCAACATGATGGCGAATGAA AAGCTGGAGGTTTGCTTTGTCGGACAAGGGAGCCGCAAGAGGCAGGTCGAAGAGGCATTCATCCGCATACATTCGAGTGAAGCGGACACACAGTTCAAGGCTTCCGATGAAACGCTGCGGAAGCGATGGCGAGGCAAAACGAATAAAGGAGGGTCTTGGATCCCATCCAACGTGGCCATCGGTGTAGAGTCCGACACTGAAGATAACCAGACTCGACTCGACGGACAACGATACACAATGTTCGACTCATGCTCCGGCGCAGGGGGGGTATCGCGAGGCGCCCTCATGGCTGGATTTAAGATCCAGTATGCTATTGACAAAGCATCGGAAGTATGGGATACCTATGAGACCAACTTCCCTGATACTGAATTATTCCGAATGCCCCTTGACGAGTTCATTTCGGAGCCTAATGTTGGCCAGAAGAGAGTAGATGTTCTGCATTTTTCTCCACCATGCCAATTTTTTTCTCCAGCACACACCCATGCATCTATACATGACGAAGACAACATTGCCGCGCTCTTTGGGTGCAATGAATTGCTACAGAAGCTGCGGCCGCGCATTGTTACAGTAGAGCAGACGTTTGGTCTTACCCATGACCGCCACGGAGATTATTTCAACGGCCTCCTTCATGACTTCACGCAGTGGAACTACTCATTTCGCTGGAAAGTGGTAAAGCTCTGTACCTGGGGTGCAGCGCAAGATCGGAAGAGACTGATCATAATTGCCTCTGCACCTGGGGAAAGATTGCCACCATTACCAATGCCGACACATGGAGAAGAACCTGGTTTGCTGCCATACAACACCATCGGCAAAGCTCTTAGGGGAGTTCGACTCGGAGACGATCTTCATAATCCTGATAGGGTCCAACACTTTAACCCCCCACGTGCCCCATACAACTCTGAACGCCTTGCGGGAACGATCACCACTAGAGGAGGCGACGTTTACTATCCGGATGGGTCCAGAAAGCTGACTCTACGGGAGTTTGCAAGCCTTCAAGGGTTCCCTAGGTGGCACTTGTTCTTAGGGAATATCACATCCATCAAGCGGCAGATTGGCAATGCCTTCCCGCCAGTCACTGTCCGTGTGCTATACAAGCACATAGAACAGTGGCTCCTAAAAGAAGACGGCATAATGCCCTGTCATGACCGAAGCATCATTGCCATTGAAGAGGACTCCGAGGACGAGTCACCCCGCTCCCCAGAGATGATGGAGCTAGATATCGAGGGCAGAAGCAACTACGACCACTGTGTATCGGAGACAATGGTGATTGATTTGACATAA
- a CDS encoding hypothetical protein (BUSCO:28574at5125): protein MAQVTGLDPEASVTSGNGASYPRTAPPGFSSPSASSFASASGSKRLNRRSYQNLPRSNFQFQAQARTRPRAKSASNLSARPSQGQDQDQDQDQDQDVRFNDDTFIGQKEDDGEPHDGIAELIDFLRNHSPPSGNFMSIPDDISPEDRGRWYRLRKLGKRSKSFSKSPQTIRLPDSAVSGTTIGGHRHIAISIPLDASPFGRTPRSQYPVYQQRNARPLSSQYGPTRAVVNDKGVVTVLRTVKEDRETSPSVSPANSQLLLSSVPQGSPNTATEGRFHPGTINSRKHARSPEHSNVMATPPPRVVSSEQVRQANEQSRGFQNHDQGNTSAANPTQHERAPPRNSNSAAGRFVHLGDLSIDTMMSQPVMTDIKSESTLSARPVSRDGSYQHSLSKSIMTTSDNDPVVGEARPVEAKSVAARESCIRPPTKQSGEHHVTIITKSPLRISRDYSAQKSSEESPSSSSKSPQNRRDKVRDKKKRDLEVASLKRRSMLVNTPEPKQESDRDIIKEMPEDDADEPPPVPLKSPQRQSICPIMVVANVKPSPPPSTSISTFPEKRGSADSEIIKPLSKSKSGGVSFLIGDEDTTSRPISPSPVSYMNGSPTPPQSARSSPTHEHRSQDRTSLSRRREWNAARDIERKRKEAASSSSPQPRARRATTGRDENEDKTTGAEVLRRYEAYREYRIREMERRVRRLERNGDVWLRALVPVLDNLNRTLASSQDEKTSKAQGWVSDDDDKSKLPKPSPNRPSSRGRMMTRAGTSEREFLEQLVRTREELEAGSISDDMSGFDTIEPLMRELAGRSRLSFEARSLGMDDEGLLQSLSH from the coding sequence ATGGCTCAAGTTACTGGCCTCGATCCTGAGGCCTCTGTCACGTCGGGCAATGGCGCTTCCTATCCTCGCACAGCCCCCCCGGGtttttcttctccatctgCATCTTCTTTTGCGTCTGCATCTGGTTCCAAGAGGCTGAATCGACGTTCGTACCAGAATCTGCCGCGCTCGAACTTCCAGTTTCAAGCACAAGCACGTACCCGGCCAAGAGCAAAGTCTGCGTCAAACCTGTCTGCCCGACCCAGCCAGGGCCAGGACCAGGACCAGGACCAGGACCAGGACCAGGACGTACGATTCAACGACGACACCTTCATCGGCCAGAAGGAAGACGACGGCGAACCGCATGATGGCATTGCAGAGCTAATTGACTTCCTGAGGAATCACAGCCCGCCGTCTGGTAACTTCATGTCTATCCCTGATGACATTTCCCCCGAAGACAGGGGGCGATGGTACAGGCTGCGGAAGCTAGGCAAGAGAAGCAAATCATTTTCCAAGTCGCCTCAGACAATTCGCCTCCCAGACTCAGCTGTCTCAGGCACCACGATAGGGGGACACAGGCATATCGCAATATCTATCCCCTTGGACGCCTCGCCATTTGGTCGAACACCTAGGTCTCAGTATCCTGTTTACCAGCAACGGAACGCCAGACCCCTTAGTTCCCAGTACGGTCCCACGAGAGCCGTCGTGAACGACAAGGGTGTCGTAACAGTATTGCGCACCGTCAAGGAGGATCGGGAGACGAGCCCTTCAGTGAGTCCAGCAAATTCTCAGCTCCTTCTGTCTTCAGTACCCCAAGGATCTCCGAATACTGCGACTGAGGGACGATTTCATCCGGGGACTATTAATAGCCGCAAACACGCAAGGTCACCAGAGCACTCGAACGTTATGGCGACACCTCCTCCAAGGGTCGTATCCTCGGAACAGGTCAGACAAGCTAACGAGCAGTCCCGAGGATTTCAAAACCATGATCAGGGCAATACGTCCGCAGCGAACCCAACTCAGCACGAGCGAGCTCCGCCACGAAACTCGAACTCAGCAGCGGGTCGCTTCGTGCATCTCGGTGACCTGTCGATCGATACCATGATGTCTCAGCCAGTAATGACAGATATAAAGTCAGAATCTACTTTATCTGCCCGTCCTGTCTCTCGAGACGGATCCTACCAGCATTCACTTTCTAAAAGCATCATGACTACAAGCGACAACGACCCTGTGGTTGGAGAGGCCAGGCCAGTCGAGGCGAAGTCTGTTGCAGCCAGAGAGTCATGTATACGACCACCAACCAAGCAGTCTGGTGAACATCATGTTACTATCATCACAAAAAGCCCACTGCGTATATCTCGGGACTATTCTGCCCAAAAAAGTAGCGAGGAGTCaccgtcttcgtcgtccaaATCACCCCAAAATCGTCGTGACAAAGTAagggacaagaagaagagggatCTTGAAGTTGCTTCTTTGAAGCGACGCAGCATGCTAGTCAATACGCCAGAACCCAAGCAGGAATCTGACAGAGATATCATTAAGGAGATGCCGGAGGATGATGCGGATGAGCCCCCACCCGTCCCTTTAAAATCACCCCAGAGACAGAGTATCTGCCCTATTATGGTCGTCGCAAACGTTAAGCCATCGCCTCCTCCATCAACTAGCATCAGCACCTTTCCCGAGAAGAGAGGTAGCGCGGATTCCGAAATCATCAAGCCTCTCTCGAAATCCAAATCGGGCGGGGTCAGCTTCCTAATTGGAGACGAAGACACAACCAGCCGGCCAATTTCACCCTCTCCCGTTTCTTACATGAACGGATCTCCAACACCGCCCCAGTCAGCTCGATCATCGCCAACCCACGAGCACAGGTCTCAAGATCGAACCTCTCTCTCTCGTCGTCGGGAATGGAACGCCGCACGAGACATTGAACGCAAACGTAAAGAAGCGGCATCTAGCAGCAGCCCCCAACCTAGAGCGAGAAGAGCGACTACGGGCCGAGACGAGAACGAAGACAAGACAACTGGTGCAGAGGTTCTTCGACGATACGAAGCATACCGAGAGTACCGTATCAGGGAGATGGAACGCCGCGTTCGACGACTAGAGCGCAACGGAGACGTGTGGCTACGAGCGCTCGTGCCAGTACTAGACAACCTCAACCGCACACTTGCCAGCTCTCAGGATGAGAAGACCAGCAAAGCACAGGGATGGGTctctgacgacgacgacaaatCAAAATTGCCGAAGCCTTCGCCGAATAGACCATCGAGTCGAGGTCGGATGATGACCAGGGCAGGCACATCAGAGCGAGAATTCCTGGAGCAACTCGTGAGGACAAGGGAGGAGCTTGAAGCAGGGAGCATCAGTGACGACATGAGCGGATTCGATACCATTGAGCCTCTCATGAGAGAATTGGCTGGACGATCTCGACTTAGCTTTGAAGCACGATCATTGGGAATGGACGACGAGGGACTGCTACAATCGCTCTCCCATTAA
- a CDS encoding hypothetical protein (BUSCO:34360at5125), producing the protein MLVSLTVGKVDAGVTVLLTPDKRLIEFPSILLPPNISSGSIVDINVSQNATKEATADRAFRTLQDNIYNSFGASEPATPVLRCRNATQTSVVLEWDPIQLATADLISLSLYRNGQKAGNIPRPLQMHSTKISGLAVDTEYTFHLVLRTSAGTYVSERVPVRTHKMTDLRGITITTGILPSSIRDNLTKAVERIGAKLVDGVRIDTTHFVTTEGRGQQWEKAVESNIPVVRPEWVEACEKGGRILGVTKFYLDAMKPGPPAEESTPPPPPEKEEKSLPVPPSQNGESASRSEEKLDDKIQDKEENEKKEVEAPQGNGEKKSSSDSSSEDDEDVEVEQKAMKSPQEEQKVRFEDKEEQKVALRPASNGESVKAEQDNKQEKSEDESEDETTAKTTPTPDGASFQEVEL; encoded by the exons ATGCTTGTTTCTCTCACTGTCGGCAAGGTCGATGCCGGCGTTACTGTCCTTCTGACGCCGGACAAGCGCCTG ATCGAGTTTCCTTCCATCCTTCTCCCTCCTAACATCTCCTCTGGTAGCATCGTTGACATCAACGTCTCGCAAAACGCTACCAAAGAAGCAACCGCCGATCGTGCATTCCGTACTCTTCAAGACAACATTTACAATTCATTTGGTGCTTCCGAGCCTGCGACCCCCGTGCTGCGCTGCCGCAATGCTACTCAGACTTCGGTTGTCCTGGAATGGGACCCTATCCAACTTGCTACCGCCGACCTCATCTCTCTGAGCCTCTACCGAAATGGCCAGAAGGCCGGAAACATTCCTCGCCCATTGCAAATGCATAGCACAAAGATCAGTGGCCTTGCTGTCGATACCGAGTACACCTTCCACCTAGTTCTACGCACGAGCGCAGGCACCTATGTTAGCGAGCGCGTACCGGTGCGCACGCACAAGATGACAGACTTGAGAGGTATCACCATTACCACTGGTATACTACCAAGCTCTATCAGGGATAATCTGACAAAGGCGGTCGAGCGCATTGGAGCCAAGCTTGTGGATGGAGTCCGCATTGATACGACGCATTTCGTCACAACTGAGGGTCGCGGGCAGCAATGGGAGAAGGCTGTCGAGAGTAACATACCTGTTGTACGTCCCGAATGGGTAGAGGCTTGTGAAAAGGGCGGTCGTATTCTGGGCGTCACAAAGTTCTACCTTGATGCAATGAAACCTGGCCCCCCAGCAGAGGAGTCTACACCACCGCCACCCcccgagaaggaggagaagagctTGCCCGTGCCACCCAGTCAGAACGGCGAATCGGCTTCGCGATCAGAGGAGAAGCTGGACGACAAGATACAGGATAAGGAAGAAAATGAAAAGAAGGAAGTCGAGGCACCCCAGGGGAACggcgagaagaagagctcAAGCGACAGCAGCAgtgaagacgatgaagatgttgaGGTCGAACAAAAGGCTATGAAGTCGCCGCAAGAGGAACAAAAGGTACGGTTCGAggacaaagaagaacaaaaggTTGCTCTGCGGCCAGCCAGTAATGGGGAGTCGGTCAAAGCTGAGCAGGATAATAAGCAAGAAAAGTCAGAGGATGAGTCAGAGGACGAAACGACCGCAAAGACTACACCGACACCTGATGGAGCATCCTTCCAAGAAGTCGAGCTATAG
- a CDS encoding hypothetical protein (BUSCO:55840at5125): protein MPKNKGKGGKNRRRGTKENDDQRRELTFKEDGQEYAQVIKMLGNGRLEALCFDGSKRLANIRGKMRKKVWINQGDIILLSLRDFQDNKGDVILKYTADEARTLKSYGELPENAKINETDSFGQGEDGEAYFEFGDADSDEDSDDGAAGKKEVDIDDI from the exons ATGCCTAAGAACAAGGGAAAG GGTGGAAAGAACCGCAGACGTGGTACCAAGGAGAACGATGACCAGCGCCGAGAGCTCACCTTCAAGGAGGATGGTCAGGAGTACGCCCAAGTGATTAAGATGCTTGGAAACGGTCGTCTCGAGGCTCTGTGCTTTGACGGCAGCAAGCGTCTCGCCAAC ATTCGTGGAAAGATGCGAAAGAAGGTCTGGATTAATCAGGGTGATATTATCCTCCTTTCTCTCCGAGACTTCCAGGACAACAAGGGCGATGTTATTCTCAAGTACACTGCCGACGAAGCCCGTACCCTTAAGTCCTATGGCGAGCTTCCCGAGAACGCCAAGATCAACGAGACCGATTCGTTCGGACAGGGCGAGGATGGCGAGGCCTACTTCGAGTTCGGCGACGCTGACTCAGACGAAGACTCTGACGATGGCGCTGCCGGTAAGAAGGAAGTCGACATTGACGACATTTAA
- a CDS encoding hypothetical protein (BUSCO:3766at5125), protein MSASNAPQPVKLSLPLEYQQSLFQELRAEDELVVIARGLGLMRLVNNLLHSYDAAGSNLIVVVGADDRENGWIGEALAEHAAISMSPKARGLTVVNTDSQTVSAREKMYTKGGIFSITSRILVVDLLTSLLNPESITGLVVLHADRVIATSLEAFILRVYRQKNKIGFLKAFSDNPDPFTTGFSPLATMMRNLFLRKASLWPRFHVTVAQSLEGKKKAEVIELEVPMTDSMRDIQTAIMECVEVSIHELKKGNSGLEMDDWNLDSALLKNFDVIVRRQLDPNWHRVSWKTKQIVNDLTVLRGMLNSILSYDAVSFLQHLDTIHAAHSPPPGSTRQNQSPWLFLDAAQTIFDTARRRVYSASARDAAREDNIDSLRPVLEELPKWALLAEVLEEIDRDLYFEPPVRDDSNGTILVMCSNTDTCRQLRDFLQTMHVKPKTEKRAGEDVEDENKPSAAFMMRRRLRNYLKWKRQFAQVSATLFSENQKALNGATDTRPGFGGLRGGKAPANKRRRVRGGGNAGTSMGRAENGSIMQYIEKPGEVADLMAEVQVTEEEAQQKEDVVSDPLDNMEEYFKMYDMQDLVVVHAYDGDQDEHVLEETKPRYIIMYEPDAAFIRRVEVYRSSHNDRNVRVYFMYYGGSVEEQKYLSSVRREKDSFTKLIKERASMSLVMTVDPTEDPEEAFLRTVNTRIAGGGRLAATAEPPRVVVDVREFRSSLPSLLHGRSMVIVPCMLTVGDYILSPNICVERKSISDLISSFKDGRLYSQAETMFQYYKNVMLLIEFDQNKSFTLEPFADLSGSLSSVAPTNMSSDLQSKLVLLTIAFPKLRIIWSSSPYQTAEIFETLKTQEEEPDPIAAVRAGLDKDARAEEQAFNQEPQDMLAIVPGVTPQNIKNLVVKTESIREVANMSVQELTPLVGATSGRQIHGFFTRNVMEEDD, encoded by the exons ATGTCTGCAAGCAATGCTCCCCAGCCAGTGAAGCTTTCACTTCCGCTT GAATACCAGCAGAGCTTATTCCAGGAGCTTCGCGCCGAAGATGAGCTTGTCGTGATCGCCCGCGGCCTTGGGCTAATGCGTCTTGTCAATAATCTCCTTCATTCATACGACGCGGCTGGCAGCAATTTGATTGTCGTGGTCGGTGCTGATGATCGAGAAAATGGTTGGATTGGAGAAGCATTGGCTGAGCATGCGGCCATCAGCATGTCGCCCAAGGCGCGTGGCTTGACGGTCGTCAACACGGATTCCCAGACCGTCAGTGCAAGAGAAAAGATGTACACCAAGGGTGGAATATTCAGCATCACATCGCGCATCTTGGTCGTTGATCTCCTCACAAGTTTACTCAACCCCGAGTCCATCACTGGTCTTGTTGTGCTTCACGCCGATCGTGTCATTGCAACATCTCTTGAAGCTTTCATCCTAAGAGTTTACCGCCAAAAGAACAAGATTGGTTTTCTGAAAGCCTTTTCTGATAATCCTGATCCTTTCACGACCGGTTTCTCCCCTCTAGCTACTATGATGAGAAATCTTTTTCTTCGAAAAGCCTCGCTATGGCCCCGATTTCATGTCACAGTTGCGCAATCGTtggaaggaaagaagaaggccgaggttATAGAACTCGAAGTCCCCATGACAGACTCCATGCGTGATATCCAGACCGCCATCATGGAGTGTGTTGAAGTCAGCATTCACGAGCTCAAGAAAGGTAACAGTGGTCTGGAAatggacgactggaacctcGACAGTGCTCTTCTCAAGAACTTTGACGTCATCGTACGACGACAGCTGGATCCCAATTGGCATCGTGTGAGCTGGAAAACCAAACAAATTGTCAACGATCTAACGGTACTGAGGGGCATGCTCAATTCGATTTTATCGTATGATGCTGTTTCCTTCCTCCAACACCTTGACACCATACATGCAGCTCACTCTCCACCACCAGGGTCGACTCGGCAAAACCAGTCACCATGGCTTTTTCTGGACGCTGCCCAAACCATTTTTGACACCGCAAGACGACGAGTTTATTCTGCTAGCGCCAGGGATGCGGCTCGGGAAGATAACATCGACTCCTTGAGACCTGTCCTTGAGGAGCTTCCTAAATGGGCACTACTAGCCGAAGTCCTGGAGGAGATCGATCGCGACTTATATTTTGAGCCTCCTGTTCGAGACGATTCTAATGGCACCATTCTCGTGATGTGTTCAAATACCGATACATGCCGCCAGTTACGAGACTTCTTGCAGACAATGCACGTTAAGCCCAAGACGGAGAAGCGAGCTGGAGAGGACGTAGAAGATGAAAATAAGCCCTCTGCAGCTTTCATGATGCGAAGGCGCTTGCGAAACTACCTTAAATGGAAAAGGCAGTTTGCTCAGGTCAGCGCCACTCTCTTTTCTGAAAACCAAAAGGCTCTTAATGGTGCTACTGACACCCGCCCGGGTTTTGGGGGATTGAGGGGCGGGAAGGCTCCTGCAAATAAGAGGCGGCGAGTACGCGGTGGAGGCAACGCCGGTACAAGCATGGGCCGCGCTGAAAACGGCAGCATCATGCAGTATATCGAAAAGCCAGGAGAGGTCGCCGATCTCATGGCAGAAGTACAGGTCACAGAAGAGGAAGCACAACAGAAAGAAGATGTTGTATCCGATCCTCTTGACAATATGGAAGAGTACTTCAAGATGTACGACATGCAAGATCTCGTCGTTGTTCATGCCTATGACGGAGATCAGGACGAGCATGTTCTCGAGGAAACCAAGCCCCGTTACATCATCATGTACGAGCCTGATGCTGCTTTCATTCGTCGAGTTGAAGTATACCGATCCTCCCACAATGACAGGAACGTGAGGGTATACTTTATGTATTACGGTGGCTCAGTTGAAGAACAGAAGTACTTGTCATCTGTCCGCCGAGAAAAAGATTCATTCACCAAACTCATCAAAGAAAGAGCAAGCATGTCGCTTGTCATGACAGTCGACCCAACAGAGGATCCTGAAGAGGCGTTCCTCCGCACCGTTAATACCCGAATTGCTGGTGGTGGAAGGCTGGCTGCAACAGCTGAACCACCGCGTGTAGTGGTAGACGTACGAGAATTCCGTTCTTCTTTACCCTCACTCCTTCACGGCCGCTCCATGGTCATAGTCCCATGTATGCTCACGGTTGGAGATTACATCCTGTCACCGAATATCTGTGTGGAGCGTAAGTCCATCAGTGATCTGATCTCATCGTTCAAGGATGGGAGGCTCTACAGCCAGGCCGAGACCATGTTCCAGTACTACAAGAATGTGATGCTTCTGATCGAGTTTGACCAGAACAAGTCCTTTACTTTGGAGCCATTTGCCGATCTTTCTGGGAGCCTAAGCAGTGTTGCCCCGACTAACATGTCATCCGATCTTCAATCCAAACTAGTGCTACTCACTATAGCATTTCCCAAGTTGCGCATCATCTGGTCCTCTTCTCCTTATCAAACCGCCGAGATCTTTGAGACTCTCAAGACCCAAGAAGAGGAGCCAGATCCGATCGCCGCTGTCAGAGCCGGTCTTGATAAGGACGCCCGGGCTGAGGAGCAGGCTTTCAACCAAGAACCACAAGATATGCTTGCCATTGTGCCAGGTGTCACGCCACAAAACATCAAAAACTTGGTTGTCAAAACCGAGAGTATTCGCGAGGTTGCTAATATGTCCGTACAAGAATTAACACCTTTGGTAGGCGCGACATCTGGGCGTCAGATCCATGGGTTCTTTACTCGTAATGTaatggaagaggatgactgA
- a CDS encoding hypothetical protein (TransMembrane:1 (o29-53i)) gives MGGIMSCIRSCLQTIGDAIMAVIGGIGRILQAIIGAVVRFCGIIVSFLTCGYCGSKGGRTKRRTGNHMRSTRV, from the exons ATGGGCGGTATTATGTCTTGC ATCCGATCTTGCCTCCAAACTATTGGAGATGCAATCATGGCTGTTATCGGCGGTATCGGTCGCATCCTCCAGGCCATCATCGGCGCCGTTGTCCGCTTCTGCGGTATCATTGTCAGCTTCCTCACCTGCGGCTACTGCGGCAGCAAGGGCGGACGCACCAAGCGACGAACGGGCAACCATATGAGGTCGACGAGAGTATAG